A window of the Paenibacillus woosongensis genome harbors these coding sequences:
- a CDS encoding potassium channel family protein — protein MKMQQFVVIGLGRFGSSLALELMDLGYEVLGVDLNEELVNDMSAYLTHAVAADATDEDVLKSLGIRNFDCGIVAIGSDIQMSILTAILLKDLGIKTVVAKAISVLHGRALEKLGVDRVIFPERDMGVRVAHQLVTPNLLDYIELSKEYSIVELSVPACLAGKTLGEINPRVNYSCSIVAIHKQTGVIVAPTAMDVLNAGDIMVMIGSNENIERFEAVINEDE, from the coding sequence ATGAAAATGCAGCAGTTTGTGGTGATCGGCTTGGGGCGCTTCGGCTCCAGCCTGGCGCTTGAGTTAATGGATCTGGGATACGAGGTGCTTGGCGTCGACCTGAACGAAGAGTTGGTCAACGATATGAGCGCTTATTTAACCCATGCCGTCGCGGCTGATGCTACGGATGAAGATGTACTGAAATCGCTCGGCATCCGTAATTTCGATTGTGGCATTGTGGCAATCGGCAGTGATATTCAGATGAGCATCCTGACGGCGATTCTGCTCAAGGATTTGGGCATCAAAACGGTCGTCGCAAAGGCGATTTCCGTCCTGCATGGCCGGGCGCTGGAGAAGCTTGGCGTGGACCGGGTTATTTTTCCAGAGAGGGATATGGGGGTTCGCGTGGCGCATCAGCTGGTGACGCCGAATTTGCTCGATTACATCGAGCTGTCGAAGGAGTACAGCATCGTCGAGCTGAGTGTGCCTGCATGCCTGGCCGGCAAAACGCTGGGCGAGATCAATCCGCGTGTGAATTACAGCTGCAGCATCGTTGCGATCCATAAACAGACGGGGGTCATTGTCGCCCCGACCGCGATGGATGTGCTGAATGCCGGAGATATTATGGTCATGATCGGTTCTAATGAGAATATCGAGAGATTTGAAGCTGTCATTAACGAGGACGAGTGA
- the sdhA gene encoding succinate dehydrogenase flavoprotein subunit, producing MAKQSIIVVGGGLAGLMATIKAAEAGIQVHLFSLVPVKRSHSVCAQGGINGAVNTKGEGDSPWEHFDDTVYGGDFLANQPPVKAMCEAAPGIIHLMDRMGVMFNRTPEGLLDFRRFGGTKHHRTAFAGATTGQQLLYALDEQVRRYEAAGLVTKYESWEFTSAVLDDEGVCRGIVAQNLRSMEVVTFASDAVILATGGPGIIFGKTTNSVINTGTAASAVYQQGVYYANGEFIQIHPTAIPGDDKLRLMSESARGEGGRIWTYKDGKPWYFLEEKYPAYGNLVPRDIATREIFNVCVEQKLGINGENMVYLDLSHKDPKELDIKLGGIIEIYEKFMGDDPRKIPMKIFPAVHYSMGGMWVDYNQMTNIPGLFAAGECEYQYHGANRLGANSLVSAIYGGMVAGPKAVEYIRGLKKSAEDLSPAIFEKNRKEQESKFEALLAMDGTENAYVIHKELGEWMTDNMTVVRHNDKLEATIGKIKELKQRYQKININDTSRWNNAGAAFTRQLWNMLELAEAMTLGALLRNESRGAHYKPEFPDRNDEEFLKTTKAKWTPEGPQISYEEVDVSLITPRIRDYSKDK from the coding sequence ATGGCTAAACAAAGCATTATCGTCGTAGGCGGCGGGCTGGCGGGGCTCATGGCTACGATCAAAGCGGCGGAGGCCGGGATTCAGGTGCATTTGTTCTCCCTTGTTCCGGTCAAGCGTTCGCACTCCGTCTGCGCGCAGGGCGGAATTAACGGCGCCGTTAACACGAAGGGCGAAGGCGACTCCCCATGGGAACATTTCGACGATACCGTATACGGCGGAGACTTCCTGGCGAATCAGCCGCCGGTTAAAGCGATGTGCGAAGCGGCTCCAGGCATCATCCATCTGATGGACCGGATGGGGGTTATGTTTAACCGTACGCCGGAGGGCTTGCTGGATTTCCGCCGTTTCGGGGGAACGAAGCATCACCGCACGGCGTTTGCCGGAGCGACGACAGGCCAGCAGCTGCTGTACGCGCTCGATGAGCAGGTGCGCCGCTATGAAGCAGCAGGCCTTGTGACGAAGTATGAGAGCTGGGAGTTCACGTCCGCGGTGCTGGACGACGAAGGCGTATGCCGCGGGATCGTGGCGCAGAACCTTCGCTCGATGGAGGTCGTTACCTTTGCTTCCGATGCTGTGATTTTGGCGACGGGCGGCCCGGGGATTATTTTCGGAAAAACGACGAACTCGGTAATCAATACAGGTACTGCGGCTAGTGCCGTGTACCAGCAAGGTGTGTACTACGCGAACGGGGAGTTCATTCAAATTCACCCGACGGCGATTCCAGGCGACGACAAGCTGCGCTTGATGTCGGAATCGGCTCGCGGCGAGGGCGGACGGATTTGGACTTACAAGGACGGCAAGCCCTGGTATTTCCTCGAGGAGAAATATCCGGCGTACGGCAACCTGGTGCCTCGCGATATCGCTACCCGGGAAATATTCAATGTCTGCGTAGAGCAGAAGCTGGGCATTAACGGCGAGAACATGGTATATCTCGATTTGTCTCACAAGGATCCGAAGGAGCTCGATATTAAGCTCGGCGGCATCATCGAGATTTACGAGAAGTTCATGGGCGATGACCCTCGTAAAATTCCGATGAAAATATTCCCGGCAGTCCATTATTCTATGGGCGGCATGTGGGTTGATTACAACCAAATGACGAATATTCCAGGCCTCTTCGCGGCTGGAGAATGTGAGTATCAGTATCACGGAGCGAACCGCCTGGGAGCGAACTCGCTCGTCTCGGCGATTTACGGCGGCATGGTGGCCGGACCGAAGGCGGTCGAATACATCCGCGGCCTGAAGAAATCGGCGGAAGATCTTAGCCCGGCGATCTTTGAGAAGAATCGCAAGGAGCAAGAGAGCAAGTTTGAGGCTTTGCTGGCGATGGACGGCACAGAGAATGCTTATGTTATCCATAAAGAGCTCGGCGAGTGGATGACCGACAATATGACGGTTGTGCGCCATAACGATAAGCTCGAAGCGACGATTGGCAAAATCAAGGAACTGAAGCAGCGCTATCAAAAGATCAACATTAACGATACGTCCCGCTGGAATAACGCCGGTGCCGCTTTTACCCGTCAGCTCTGGAACATGCTGGAGCTCGCGGAAGCGATGACGCTGGGCGCATTGCTGCGCAACGAGAGCCGCGGGGCTCACTACAAACCGGAATTCCCGGATCGTAACGATGAAGAGTTCCTGAAGACGACGAAGGCAAAATGGACGCCGGAAGGACCGCAAATCTCATATGAAGAAGTGGATGTATCGCTGATTACGCCGCGGATTCGCGACTATTCGAAGGATAAATAG
- a CDS encoding succinate dehydrogenase cytochrome b558 subunit yields MKGFYSRKLHSLLGVIPLGFFILEHMITNFSAVEGGRQGFMDAVALLNSLPLVIVIEALFIWLPLLYHGVYGMYIAFQAKPNNGRFRNERNLRYLLQRISGVIVFAFVIWHVWETRVQVALGNVTHEELGAVMHGIVTQPIFFIVYFISVIAASFHFANGMWSFLVSWGITVGPRAQRVSSNIFMGLFVIVSVMFIWSLFAFRNVEFAAEGTALLQTLKSFVG; encoded by the coding sequence ATGAAAGGGTTTTATTCCAGAAAGCTGCACTCGCTCCTGGGTGTCATTCCGCTAGGATTTTTTATTCTGGAACACATGATTACGAACTTTTCAGCCGTTGAAGGCGGAAGGCAGGGATTCATGGATGCCGTGGCATTACTGAACAGTCTGCCGCTTGTTATTGTTATCGAAGCGTTATTTATTTGGCTGCCGCTGCTGTACCACGGCGTATACGGCATGTATATCGCATTTCAGGCGAAGCCGAACAACGGCAGATTCCGCAATGAACGGAACCTTCGCTATTTGCTCCAGCGGATTAGCGGGGTTATTGTATTTGCGTTTGTAATCTGGCACGTTTGGGAGACTCGGGTACAAGTCGCATTGGGTAACGTGACGCACGAGGAGCTTGGTGCAGTGATGCACGGAATCGTTACGCAGCCGATTTTCTTTATTGTTTACTTTATCAGCGTGATCGCGGCCTCGTTCCACTTTGCCAACGGCATGTGGTCTTTCCTTGTTAGCTGGGGAATTACGGTCGGCCCGCGTGCGCAGCGCGTTTCTTCGAACATTTTCATGGGGCTGTTTGTGATCGTGTCCGTGATGTTTATCTGGTCGTTGTTTGCATTCCGCAACGTAGAATTTGCTGCGGAAGGGACGGCTTTGCTGCAGACGCTGAAGTCGTTTGTCGGCTAG
- the sdhB gene encoding succinate dehydrogenase iron-sulfur subunit, protein MATAETTAKKVKFIITRQDKPDSAPYTEEFELNYRPGMNVISALMEIQRNPVNLDGKDTAPVCWDSNCLEEVCGACSMVINGKPRQACAALIDNLEQPIRLEPMKTFPVVRDLVIDRSRMFNALKRVKAWIPIDGTYDLGPGPRMAEKKRQWAYELSKCMTCGVCLEACPNVNEKTDFIGPAAISQVRLFNAHPTGEMNAEERLEALMGDGGIEGCGNSQNCVRACPKGIPLTTSIAEMNKATTKHMFKSWLGV, encoded by the coding sequence ATGGCTACTGCGGAAACAACAGCCAAAAAGGTGAAGTTCATTATAACGCGCCAAGACAAGCCGGATTCGGCTCCCTATACGGAAGAGTTCGAGCTGAACTATCGTCCGGGCATGAACGTGATCAGCGCCCTGATGGAAATTCAGCGCAACCCGGTAAATCTAGACGGCAAGGACACGGCTCCAGTATGTTGGGATTCCAACTGTTTGGAGGAAGTATGCGGTGCTTGTTCGATGGTAATTAACGGTAAGCCGCGTCAGGCTTGCGCTGCATTGATTGATAATTTGGAGCAGCCGATCCGGCTGGAGCCGATGAAGACGTTCCCGGTTGTCCGGGACTTGGTCATCGACCGCAGCCGCATGTTTAATGCGCTGAAGCGCGTCAAAGCTTGGATTCCAATTGACGGAACGTATGATTTGGGTCCAGGGCCGCGCATGGCGGAGAAGAAACGCCAATGGGCATACGAGCTGTCCAAGTGCATGACCTGTGGCGTCTGCCTGGAGGCCTGCCCGAACGTGAACGAGAAGACCGATTTTATCGGTCCGGCAGCGATCTCCCAGGTAAGGCTGTTCAATGCTCATCCAACGGGCGAAATGAACGCGGAAGAGCGTCTGGAGGCGCTGATGGGCGACGGCGGAATCGAGGGCTGCGGCAACTCGCAGAACTGCGTGCGCGCCTGCCCGAAAGGCATCCCGCTCACGACATCGATCGCCGAAATGAACAAGGCGACGACCAAGCATATGTTCAAGTCTTGGCTAGGCGTGTAA
- a CDS encoding YqzM family protein has product MDANTHVNDPREHINEEPRNDLFDLMNGFFGMLTVMAVIFFGMVIFKFLAG; this is encoded by the coding sequence ATGGACGCAAATACGCACGTAAATGACCCGCGGGAGCATATCAACGAAGAACCGCGCAACGATTTGTTTGACCTGATGAATGGCTTTTTTGGCATGCTGACGGTCATGGCCGTTATTTTCTTCGGCATGGTCATTTTTAAGTTTCTAGCCGGCTAA
- a CDS encoding TrkH family potassium uptake protein produces MPSQWFKLSPPRILVLGFAAIILAGTLLLMTPLATTTGESLPFVDALFTATSATCVTGLVVRDTGTYFSSFGQIVIMTLIQIGGLGFMTMATLFSLVFKRRISLRDRLLLQEAMNQNTMEGIVRLIRKVLMYSLVIEVSAALLFAIRWAFDMPLGQAAYYGVFHAVSLFNNAGFDLFGKFHSLTGYVDDPLVNFVAMFLIVSGGLGFIVLSELADFRRSRKLSLHSKVVLSMTGSLIFIGALVIFIFEFTNAKTMGSLDWGGKIWGSLFQSVTTRTAGANSVDIGTLRQATQFFIIILMFIGASPGSTGGGIKTTTFMILVGAVISMIRGRNDMVLFRYRLSQERIFKAVTITMLALFLVIAAAMILSTTEEAGFLSILFETTSAFATVGLTMGLTLDLTDIGKIILCFMMFTGRLGLLTLAYALGPKKGKELYRYPEGKMIIG; encoded by the coding sequence ATGCCGTCCCAATGGTTTAAATTATCTCCACCGCGTATATTGGTGCTTGGCTTTGCGGCGATTATACTGGCCGGAACACTCCTGCTGATGACGCCGCTCGCCACCACAACCGGGGAATCTCTTCCTTTCGTTGATGCGTTGTTTACGGCGACCTCGGCCACTTGTGTTACGGGGCTTGTCGTTCGCGATACAGGGACTTATTTCTCGTCATTCGGCCAAATCGTGATTATGACTCTTATTCAGATTGGGGGTCTAGGCTTCATGACCATGGCGACCCTCTTCTCCCTTGTGTTCAAGCGGCGGATTTCGCTGCGCGACCGCCTTCTGCTGCAGGAGGCGATGAATCAGAATACGATGGAGGGCATCGTGCGCCTCATACGCAAGGTACTGATGTATTCCCTGGTCATTGAAGTCAGCGCCGCCCTGTTGTTTGCGATTCGCTGGGCGTTTGACATGCCGCTAGGGCAGGCCGCCTACTATGGAGTGTTTCATGCGGTGTCACTGTTCAATAACGCCGGCTTCGATTTATTCGGGAAATTTCACAGCCTCACGGGGTATGTAGACGATCCGCTCGTTAACTTCGTAGCGATGTTCCTGATCGTATCGGGCGGGCTCGGTTTTATTGTGTTGTCCGAGCTCGCGGATTTCCGCCGCAGCCGCAAGCTGTCGCTGCATTCCAAAGTGGTTCTGTCCATGACCGGATCGCTTATTTTCATCGGGGCGCTCGTCATCTTTATATTCGAATTTACGAATGCCAAAACGATGGGCTCTTTGGATTGGGGCGGGAAAATATGGGGTTCATTATTCCAGTCGGTCACGACACGGACGGCGGGCGCGAATTCAGTGGATATCGGGACTCTTCGCCAGGCCACCCAATTCTTCATAATCATCCTGATGTTTATCGGCGCTTCCCCGGGCTCGACGGGCGGCGGGATCAAGACGACGACGTTCATGATATTGGTTGGCGCGGTCATTTCTATGATTCGCGGACGCAATGATATGGTGCTCTTCCGCTATCGTTTGTCCCAGGAGCGGATTTTTAAGGCCGTCACGATTACGATGCTGGCGCTGTTTCTCGTCATAGCGGCGGCAATGATATTATCCACGACCGAGGAAGCGGGTTTTCTGAGCATTCTGTTCGAGACGACGTCTGCTTTTGCCACGGTCGGTTTAACGATGGGGCTGACCCTGGATTTGACCGATATCGGCAAAATTATTTTATGCTTCATGATGTTTACCGGCCGCCTGGGTCTCTTGACGCTGGCTTATGCGCTTGGTCCGAAAAAGGGTAAGGAATTATACCGTTATCCCGAAGGGAAAATGATTATAGGATAG
- a CDS encoding LysR family transcriptional regulator: MMEDLLVFTTVVEQSSLNKASKLLNLSQPALSRKIAKLEEEWGVALFERKGKRLELTRVGQEAYIYAMEQRQRHQHFLQSVSRFKTAERRVITLGASLTTIQTTLPSLVTALMNKLPDIEVKLVTGKTHEIVSYVRDKRIDLGVVASSISEQGLKCIPLFQDHLELVVPRNHALAGGKPAAMEDLNGLPMIIFSKGTWYRKLIDDLFGRYGIIPDVRMEIDSFEAIVRLLPTCRAAALLPQSYLRPQLLKDNELVALPMKELEQTRRETCLIYGSSSELTQETKEWINDIKGSLIHALELE, from the coding sequence ATGATGGAAGATTTACTCGTCTTCACTACGGTTGTCGAGCAGTCCAGCTTAAACAAAGCCTCAAAGCTGCTGAATTTGTCGCAGCCGGCCCTGTCGCGCAAAATAGCCAAGCTCGAGGAGGAATGGGGCGTCGCGCTATTCGAGCGGAAAGGAAAGCGGCTTGAGCTGACCCGCGTCGGCCAGGAGGCTTATATCTACGCCATGGAGCAGCGCCAGCGCCATCAGCATTTCCTGCAATCGGTCTCCCGCTTTAAAACGGCTGAACGCAGGGTCATCACGCTCGGAGCGAGCCTGACAACGATTCAGACGACTCTCCCTTCGCTCGTGACCGCACTGATGAACAAGTTGCCGGACATCGAAGTGAAGCTTGTTACTGGCAAAACCCATGAAATCGTCTCTTATGTCCGTGACAAAAGAATTGATCTCGGCGTCGTCGCTTCGTCGATTTCCGAGCAGGGCTTGAAATGCATCCCCCTGTTTCAGGATCATCTGGAGCTGGTCGTCCCGCGGAATCATGCCCTGGCCGGGGGAAAGCCGGCCGCCATGGAGGATTTAAACGGCCTGCCTATGATCATTTTCTCCAAAGGGACATGGTACCGGAAGCTGATTGATGACCTGTTCGGACGCTACGGCATCATACCGGATGTGCGCATGGAAATCGATTCCTTCGAAGCCATTGTGCGTCTCCTCCCGACATGCCGGGCCGCTGCGCTGCTGCCGCAATCGTATCTGAGGCCCCAGCTGCTGAAAGACAATGAACTGGTGGCTCTGCCGATGAAAGAGCTGGAGCAAACGCGTCGTGAGACCTGTCTCATTTATGGCAGCAGCTCGGAGCTGACTCAAGAGACCAAAGAGTGGATTAATGATATCAAGGGCAGCTTGATCCATGCCCTGGAGCTGGAGTGA
- the trxA gene encoding thioredoxin, with product MAIVNVSDQTFNSEVESTGTVLVDFWAPWCGPCKMIAPILEDLASEVGDSVKIAKVNVDDNPESASRFGVMSIPTLILFKDGQPVDKVVGLNSKDALKSLIAKHQ from the coding sequence ATGGCAATCGTTAACGTATCCGATCAAACTTTCAATAGTGAAGTGGAAAGCACAGGAACCGTTCTGGTTGATTTCTGGGCTCCATGGTGCGGTCCTTGCAAAATGATCGCTCCTATTCTGGAGGATCTGGCATCTGAAGTAGGCGATTCCGTCAAAATCGCTAAAGTCAATGTTGACGATAATCCAGAATCGGCTTCCCGCTTTGGCGTGATGAGCATTCCGACGCTTATCCTCTTCAAGGACGGACAACCGGTCGATAAAGTGGTCGGTTTGAACTCGAAAGACGCTCTGAAGAGCCTTATCGCTAAGCATCAATAA
- a CDS encoding CPBP family intramembrane glutamic endopeptidase, translated as MLSNFSSAGRTPKRTTLRVLAAVGFLLFLALQVLPMATPDSLQQIQKTITKQQAKEIAAEFAASTLELPVALDDVLVTYESRSDIYGYLTRAGLMKTYMQNYDEQFPLEIFRVRFEQPDGILSALTVDVNMYGGRVAGFERVETYSNATRDLLQKQGITGGRGLQVTEGDLTPEDKESLAAPYLKAFDFDPAQLKIESAENESGLIYEIPGYEAGQSRGLIEFRFQDGTVSSMEAYFDPPAAHLDYVKGQKKLASWFTWVGYALFTFVLGILAIIYSVKTRPFSSFLRGLVLSTAYFIFTMVGAVNMLPMLEKDGLGTEVLILGFIVQGALTLVISASIYFSLIGGDGLWRKQGLNLWARAKEPGYGQHVLFSMQSAYLWALILLGAQSVIFFVLGHTIGTWSTTDATQSAYNMLYPILFPLLAWVAGIGEEAVYRLFGIPMLKKIFRSTFVASLISSMIWAFGHSLYPIYPVYSRPIELTIVGLLFSFVFLRYGYITAMFTHVIFNSILMSLSLMLMGGVLNWTAGIVYIALPAIVAYVIYLFNPPGRTESIPPVQRKEEEPQFTTPHPEGHL; from the coding sequence ATGTTATCCAACTTTTCGTCCGCAGGGCGAACGCCGAAGCGCACCACGCTTCGGGTGCTGGCCGCCGTAGGTTTCCTCCTTTTTCTGGCCCTGCAGGTTCTGCCGATGGCCACGCCGGATTCATTGCAGCAAATTCAGAAGACGATCACAAAGCAGCAGGCGAAGGAAATCGCTGCCGAGTTCGCCGCTTCGACACTGGAGCTGCCTGTAGCATTGGACGATGTTTTGGTTACATATGAATCTCGATCGGACATATATGGTTACTTAACCCGAGCGGGCCTGATGAAAACTTATATGCAAAATTACGATGAACAGTTTCCGCTCGAGATATTTCGCGTTCGCTTCGAGCAGCCAGACGGCATCCTTAGCGCCTTAACCGTAGACGTTAACATGTATGGCGGCAGAGTGGCCGGATTCGAACGTGTCGAAACCTACAGCAACGCCACCAGGGATCTGCTGCAGAAGCAAGGCATCACGGGCGGCAGGGGGTTGCAGGTCACGGAGGGAGACTTGACGCCCGAGGACAAAGAAAGCCTGGCTGCTCCGTATCTTAAGGCATTTGACTTCGATCCCGCTCAACTGAAGATCGAGAGCGCCGAAAACGAATCGGGTCTGATCTACGAAATTCCGGGCTATGAAGCCGGTCAATCCCGCGGGCTAATCGAATTTCGCTTCCAAGACGGAACCGTGTCCTCCATGGAAGCATATTTCGATCCCCCTGCCGCTCATCTGGACTATGTAAAAGGCCAAAAGAAGCTGGCCAGCTGGTTCACCTGGGTTGGCTACGCCCTATTCACCTTCGTGCTCGGCATTCTGGCGATCATCTATAGTGTGAAGACCAGACCGTTTTCTTCTTTTCTGCGCGGCCTGGTTCTGTCCACTGCTTACTTTATTTTTACGATGGTCGGAGCGGTTAATATGCTTCCGATGCTGGAGAAGGACGGGCTCGGAACAGAGGTCCTGATCCTCGGCTTCATCGTGCAAGGCGCACTCACTTTGGTAATATCGGCCTCTATTTACTTCTCCCTGATCGGAGGAGACGGACTCTGGCGCAAACAGGGGCTTAATTTATGGGCCAGAGCCAAGGAGCCGGGATACGGGCAGCATGTCCTGTTCTCGATGCAAAGCGCCTATTTGTGGGCTTTGATCCTGCTCGGGGCGCAATCGGTCATCTTCTTTGTCCTTGGACACACGATCGGCACCTGGTCAACGACTGATGCCACCCAGTCGGCCTACAACATGCTCTATCCCATCCTGTTCCCCTTGCTCGCCTGGGTAGCAGGGATCGGCGAGGAAGCTGTCTATCGCTTGTTCGGCATCCCGATGCTGAAGAAAATATTCCGCAGCACGTTCGTAGCCAGCTTGATCTCATCGATGATTTGGGCGTTCGGACATTCCTTGTATCCGATTTATCCCGTCTATTCACGCCCGATTGAATTGACGATTGTCGGGCTGTTGTTCAGCTTTGTTTTTCTGCGCTACGGCTATATTACCGCCATGTTCACGCATGTCATCTTCAACAGCATCCTCATGTCGCTCAGCCTTATGCTGATGGGCGGGGTGCTGAACTGGACCGCAGGGATTGTTTACATCGCTCTGCCGGCGATCGTAGCCTATGTTATATATTTGTTCAACCCGCCGGGCCGGACGGAGAGCATTCCGCCGGTACAACGCAAAGAAGAGGAGCCGCAGTTTACGACTCCTCATCCCGAAGGGCATTTATAA
- the uvrC gene encoding excinuclease ABC subunit UvrC encodes MDEPVKGLQELDQDKEKALENIRHKLALLPDLPGCYLMKNSKGTIIYVGKAKVLKNRVRSYFTGSHDGKTQRLVSEIRDFEYIVTASNMEALILECNLIKQHHPRYNVLLKDDKTFPYLKITNEPHPRLEVTRRVLKDKAKYFGPYPNAYAAQQTKKLLDRMYPLRKCNVMPKEVCLYYHIGQCMAPCVEEVPQEKYDEITQEIQSFLSGGHEEIKKELQRKMQEAAEELYFERAKELRDQIMSIDALMEKQKITMADAKDRDVFGYAVDKGWMCVQILYMRQGKMIERHASAFPFYGEAYQDFLSFITQYYSDNPALPQEILLPAEPTGTETGEDGSEADAKEGADAISGAAELQQWLGVKTLVPQRGLKRQMISMAEENARVSLEEKFRLIERDEERTSKAAENLGAAIGLESLSRIEAFDNSNIQGTNPVSAMVVFIDGKPAKKEYRKYKVRTVEGPDDYETMREVIRRRYERVLKENLPQPDLIVVDGGKGQISAAVDVLENELGLFIPVCGLVKDDKHRTAQLMVGDPPEPVHLPRDSQEFYLLQRIQEEVHRFAITFHREQRAKSMVASRLDAIPGIGEKRRKLLLKHFGSLKKIKEASVEDFRPLSIGDKLANQIINALRDEES; translated from the coding sequence ATGGATGAACCGGTGAAGGGGCTTCAGGAATTAGATCAGGATAAAGAGAAGGCGCTGGAAAACATTCGCCACAAGCTCGCGCTGCTGCCAGACTTGCCCGGCTGCTACTTAATGAAGAACAGCAAGGGCACGATCATCTACGTGGGTAAAGCCAAAGTGCTTAAGAACCGCGTGCGGTCTTATTTTACGGGCAGCCACGACGGCAAAACCCAGCGGCTTGTCTCAGAAATCCGTGATTTTGAATATATCGTAACGGCCAGCAACATGGAAGCGCTCATTTTGGAATGTAATTTGATCAAGCAGCATCATCCGCGTTATAACGTTCTGCTTAAGGATGACAAGACGTTTCCCTATTTGAAGATCACCAATGAACCTCACCCAAGGCTGGAGGTTACCCGGCGGGTGCTTAAGGATAAAGCGAAGTATTTCGGTCCTTATCCAAACGCATATGCGGCCCAACAGACCAAGAAGCTGCTGGACCGCATGTACCCGCTGCGCAAGTGTAACGTGATGCCTAAAGAGGTCTGCCTGTATTACCACATCGGCCAATGCATGGCGCCGTGCGTGGAGGAGGTGCCGCAGGAGAAATACGATGAAATTACGCAGGAAATCCAATCTTTCCTGAGCGGCGGCCATGAAGAGATCAAAAAAGAGCTGCAGCGCAAAATGCAGGAAGCGGCCGAGGAGTTGTATTTCGAACGGGCCAAAGAGCTGCGCGATCAAATTATGAGCATCGATGCGCTGATGGAGAAGCAGAAAATTACGATGGCCGACGCCAAAGACCGCGACGTGTTCGGTTATGCTGTCGATAAAGGCTGGATGTGCGTGCAAATCTTGTATATGCGCCAGGGAAAAATGATCGAACGGCATGCCTCGGCATTTCCTTTCTACGGCGAGGCCTACCAGGACTTTCTATCGTTTATAACGCAATATTATAGCGATAACCCGGCATTGCCCCAGGAGATCCTGCTTCCGGCGGAACCAACCGGCACGGAAACGGGAGAGGACGGTTCAGAGGCGGATGCCAAGGAAGGCGCGGACGCGATCAGCGGGGCCGCGGAACTGCAGCAGTGGCTTGGCGTCAAGACGCTGGTGCCGCAGCGGGGGCTGAAACGGCAAATGATCTCCATGGCCGAGGAGAATGCCCGGGTGTCCCTGGAGGAGAAGTTCCGGCTCATAGAGCGGGACGAGGAGCGCACCTCGAAGGCAGCTGAAAATTTAGGCGCTGCGATCGGGTTAGAGTCGCTGTCGCGGATCGAGGCGTTCGACAACTCGAACATTCAGGGAACGAACCCGGTATCCGCCATGGTCGTATTCATTGACGGGAAGCCGGCGAAAAAAGAGTACCGGAAATACAAAGTCCGCACCGTAGAGGGTCCAGACGATTACGAGACGATGCGGGAAGTGATTCGCCGCCGCTATGAGCGGGTGCTCAAAGAGAATTTGCCGCAGCCGGATCTGATCGTCGTGGACGGCGGGAAAGGCCAAATTTCAGCAGCGGTTGACGTGCTGGAGAACGAGCTGGGCTTGTTCATTCCCGTGTGCGGACTCGTCAAGGATGATAAGCACAGAACCGCCCAGCTCATGGTTGGAGATCCGCCGGAGCCGGTGCATCTGCCTCGTGACAGTCAGGAGTTCTATCTCCTGCAGCGCATTCAGGAGGAGGTTCACCGCTTCGCGATTACGTTTCACCGGGAGCAGCGGGCCAAATCGATGGTGGCCTCGCGGCTGGACGCGATCCCGGGGATCGGAGAGAAGCGGCGCAAGCTGCTGCTGAAGCATTTCGGTTCGCTCAAAAAAATAAAAGAGGCCTCCGTCGAAGACTTTCGGCCTCTTTCGATCGGCGACAAGCTCGCCAATCAGATTATAAATGCCCTTCGGGATGAGGAGTCGTAA